A single genomic interval of Flavobacterium sp. N2820 harbors:
- a CDS encoding DUF4339 domain-containing protein yields MNKYYLHDGTDTIGPFSIEELKQKNITRTTQVWCEGMEDWREAGTVEELKMLFPVLPPPIKKTTTKNKKQDVTVNIKTHSSLYKIFKIIGIVFLILILLSLVVNILDSKKSSTSTYQESVMTIQEIEAASPLNYLQADGTYTSNFIGDKVKINGVITNTATVTTYKDVTVRVNFYSKTNTLIGSEDYTLYEFYPPNSKQEFKLKVKAYSNVSTLGWDVINASIK; encoded by the coding sequence ATGAATAAATATTACTTACATGATGGTACAGACACTATTGGACCATTCTCTATTGAAGAATTAAAACAAAAAAATATTACGCGTACTACGCAAGTATGGTGTGAAGGCATGGAAGATTGGAGAGAAGCTGGAACTGTAGAAGAATTGAAAATGCTGTTTCCAGTTTTGCCACCGCCAATAAAAAAGACCACAACTAAAAATAAAAAACAAGACGTAACTGTTAATATAAAAACGCATTCTTCGTTATATAAAATCTTTAAAATTATTGGGATTGTTTTTTTAATTTTAATTCTATTATCGCTTGTTGTCAATATTTTAGATTCAAAAAAATCTTCAACATCAACTTATCAAGAAAGTGTCATGACTATTCAAGAAATTGAAGCAGCCAGTCCATTGAACTATTTACAAGCAGATGGAACTTACACTAGTAATTTTATAGGTGATAAAGTAAAAATCAACGGCGTTATTACTAATACTGCAACGGTAACCACCTATAAAGATGTAACTGTTAGAGTGAATTTTTATAGTAAGACCAACACGCTAATTGGTTCTGAAGATTATACCCTTTATGAATTTTATCCACCTAATAGCAAACAAGAGTTTAAACTAAAGGTGAAAGCTTACAGCAATGTTAGTACTTTAGGTTGGGATGTTATCAATGCAAGTATAAAATAA
- a CDS encoding class I SAM-dependent DNA methyltransferase yields the protein MALSWNEIKDRAVKFSKEWKDTTNEEADAKPFLDAFFDVFGITRKKIGTFEHRVKKLSDADGYIDLLWKGTILVEMKSRGKNLDKAFQQAIDYTHGLKQNELPKYVLVCDFHIFRLYDTEEQTTLSFTLDELVLNVQSFGYLLGYQKKTYKEQDPANIKAAELMGKLHDRLEEIGYEGHPLEVYLVRILFCLFAEDTTIFDKQQFQDYIEHRTAEDGSDLASKIQELFQVLNTAKDKRFKNLDEQLNDFPYVNGKLFEEILPMASFDSKMRQALLDCCYIDWSKISPAIFGSMFQSVMNPKERRNLGAHYTSESNILKLIKPLFLDELWAEFESIKGNKNKLPEFHKKISQLKFLDPACGCGNFLVITYRELRLLELEILRAQYKNQYVTEIESIIWLNVDMMYGIEYEEFPARIAEVAMWLIDHQMNMQISNEFGQYFARLPLKKSAKIVHGDALEVNWEDVVAKNQLSYIIGNPPFIGSKIMSQFQRNQIIKEFDNSKGCGVLDYVSGWYLKAAKYIQNTKIKTAFVSTNSIVQGEQTSILWGQMLIKYGIKIHFAHRTFKWSNEAKGNAAVYCVIVGFANYDSINKRIFEYEDIKGEAHEIKAKNINQYLVDAKDVLIEKRTTPICSVPNIKFGNQPIDGGFLLLTEEERNIAKKQDLNISKYIRKYVGSIEFINNIPRYCLWLKDAEPNDLRKSDFISERLKSVKKFRESSTRKETRELANRPSQFAFVSHNESEYIIIPSVSSERRKYIPIGFMPSNIIASNLCLIIPNAKLFHFGLLTSEMHMTWVRNLCGRLKSDYRYSNSIVYNNYPWPENPSEKQIKTIEEKAQNVLDLRASFPTSSLADLYNPLTMPPALVKAHNELDKAVDAAYSKQAFTSEAKRMEFLFELYEKYTSGLFVKEKKGKK from the coding sequence AACCTTGACAAAGCATTTCAACAAGCGATTGATTATACGCATGGTTTAAAACAAAATGAACTCCCAAAATACGTTTTGGTATGTGATTTCCATATATTCAGATTATACGATACCGAAGAACAAACGACTTTATCCTTTACTTTAGACGAATTAGTACTAAATGTGCAAAGCTTCGGCTATCTTTTAGGCTATCAAAAGAAAACATATAAGGAACAAGACCCTGCCAACATCAAAGCAGCGGAATTAATGGGGAAATTGCACGACCGATTAGAAGAAATTGGGTATGAAGGACATCCGTTAGAAGTATATTTAGTTCGAATTTTATTCTGTTTGTTTGCGGAAGACACTACTATTTTTGATAAACAACAATTTCAAGATTACATAGAACATAGAACCGCTGAAGATGGAAGTGATTTAGCTTCCAAAATTCAAGAATTGTTCCAGGTGTTAAATACTGCTAAAGACAAACGATTCAAAAACTTGGACGAGCAATTAAACGACTTTCCGTATGTGAATGGAAAACTGTTTGAAGAAATTTTGCCTATGGCAAGTTTTGATAGTAAAATGCGCCAAGCTTTATTAGATTGTTGTTACATCGATTGGAGTAAAATTTCTCCGGCTATTTTTGGTTCCATGTTTCAAAGTGTAATGAATCCAAAAGAACGAAGAAACTTAGGAGCACATTACACCAGTGAAAGCAATATCTTAAAATTAATAAAGCCATTATTTTTAGATGAATTGTGGGCGGAATTTGAAAGCATCAAAGGAAACAAAAACAAATTACCTGAGTTCCATAAAAAAATTAGCCAACTCAAATTCTTAGACCCTGCTTGTGGTTGCGGTAACTTCTTAGTAATTACTTATCGTGAATTACGTTTGTTGGAATTAGAGATTTTAAGAGCACAATATAAAAACCAATATGTAACTGAAATAGAAAGTATTATTTGGCTGAACGTCGATATGATGTACGGCATTGAATACGAAGAATTTCCAGCACGTATTGCCGAAGTAGCCATGTGGTTAATTGACCACCAAATGAACATGCAAATTAGTAATGAATTTGGACAATACTTTGCACGTTTGCCATTAAAAAAATCGGCAAAAATTGTGCATGGTGACGCTTTGGAAGTAAACTGGGAAGATGTTGTAGCTAAAAATCAACTTTCATACATTATTGGAAATCCACCATTCATTGGTTCAAAAATTATGAGCCAATTCCAAAGAAATCAAATTATTAAAGAGTTTGATAACAGTAAAGGTTGTGGAGTTTTAGATTATGTTTCGGGATGGTATTTAAAAGCTGCTAAATACATTCAAAATACAAAAATAAAAACAGCGTTTGTTTCTACTAATTCGATTGTTCAAGGTGAACAAACTAGTATTTTATGGGGACAGATGTTAATTAAATATGGAATTAAAATTCACTTTGCACATCGAACTTTTAAATGGAGCAATGAAGCAAAAGGTAATGCAGCAGTATATTGTGTTATTGTTGGTTTCGCAAATTATGATTCAATAAATAAAAGAATATTTGAATACGAAGATATAAAAGGCGAAGCTCATGAAATAAAAGCAAAAAACATTAATCAATATTTAGTCGATGCTAAAGATGTTTTAATTGAAAAGAGAACAACTCCAATTTGTTCTGTTCCAAACATAAAGTTTGGAAATCAACCTATTGATGGAGGATTTTTGTTACTTACTGAAGAAGAAAGAAATATAGCAAAAAAACAAGACTTAAATATTTCTAAATACATTAGAAAATATGTAGGAAGTATAGAGTTTATAAATAATATACCAAGATATTGTCTTTGGCTAAAAGATGCAGAGCCTAACGACTTACGAAAATCAGATTTCATTTCTGAAAGATTAAAAAGTGTAAAAAAATTTAGAGAAAGCAGCACAAGAAAGGAAACAAGAGAATTGGCAAACAGACCCTCTCAATTCGCATTTGTTTCACATAATGAAAGTGAATATATTATTATTCCAAGTGTTTCTTCTGAAAGGAGAAAATATATCCCAATTGGGTTTATGCCTTCAAATATTATTGCTAGTAATTTATGTTTAATTATTCCAAATGCAAAATTGTTCCATTTTGGATTATTAACTTCAGAAATGCATATGACTTGGGTTCGTAATTTATGTGGTAGATTAAAGAGCGATTATAGGTATTCAAATTCTATAGTTTACAACAACTATCCTTGGCCAGAAAATCCATCTGAAAAACAAATAAAAACTATTGAGGAAAAAGCACAAAATGTTTTAGATTTAAGAGCTTCTTTTCCTACTAGTTCATTAGCAGATTTATACAATCCGTTAACCATGCCGCCAGCTTTAGTAAAAGCCCACAACGAACTAGATAAAGCCGTTGATGCTGCCTACAGCAAACAAGCCTTCACCAGCGAAGCCAAACGCATGGAGTTTTTATTTGAGTTGTATGAGAAATATACATCTGGGTTGTTTGTGAAGGAGAAGAAAGGGAAGAAATAA